Below is a window of Acidimicrobiales bacterium DNA.
ATCGACCGGGTGCGCGCCCTGCTCCTCGACGCGGCGACGCGCGTCTCCTGAGCTTCAACGCCAGGCGGTGGCGGTGATGGCGACCCCGTCGTCGGCGCCCATCGCGAGGCGCCCGTCGACCAGTCGAACCACGCCCGTGCGACAGGGGCGCGCCAGCTCCACGGACGCGACCGCGCCACCGTCGATGCGCACCTCCTCCACCTGCCTGTCGAGGTAACCGCAGACGGCGAAGCGGCCGTCGCGGACGACGAGCCCGGACGCCGCCCGCTCCCCCTCCCCGGGCCCGTCGAGGGCGGTGGCCTCCGTCGCAGGCCGATCGGCCCGCCCGAGGCGCTCCGGTCCGTCGCCCCCGGTGTTGTCCGCCACCCAGACGACCCCGTCGTCGGCGACGGCGATGGCGAACGGGTTGTTCCAGCCGGCGGAGAGGACGCGGGGACGCTGGTCGGGCGTCCCATCCGGGTCGAGGGCGAGGATCTTGCGGTTGGGGACCTCGGGGTCGTCCCCCAGGCCCCGGTCGGCGAGGAGGTCGCCGATGCCGACGACGAGCTCACCGCCGACGGCGAGGAGACGGCCGCCGTTGGCGGCGTCGGCGGAGACCGGGCCCTCCCACACGAGTCGCCGCTCCGGTTCCCCGTCGAGCTCCCCGACGACCAGACGACGGTCACCGGGCCTCGTCCAGGAGGCGAAGAGACGCCCATCGGCCAGGCGGGCGACGCCGAGCAGGCCACGTTGGTCGTCGGCGGACGCGACGACGTCGACCTGCGTGACCGGGGTGATCGCCCCGTCGGGGTCGATCCGATCGATCCGTCCGGTGAGCCGGTCACCCACGAGCAGCGAGCCGTCGGACTCGGCCCACAGCGCGGCTGCTCCCCCGGCGGAGCCGGGGACGATCCGGCTGTCGGCCGTCGGCGGAGCCGCGGAGGTCGCGGACGGCGACGAGGCGTCGGACGAGCAGCCCACGGCGAGCAGGCCGACGACGACAGCGAGCACGGCGCACACGACCTGTCCAGGTGGGCGGATGAGAGCCATCTCGGACCCGACGCTACCCACTGCGACTGCGACCGACCGTCGACCGGGGGCCCACGACAGGGGGCAGTAGGGTGCGGCCATGTCTGTGGCCTTCGACGCGCCGCGGGAACAGCTGATGACCGAGGCGCGAGCGGTGCGCGACGCCGCCCACGGCAACCGCATCACGTACTCGCCCAAAGTCTTCATCCCGCTCACCATGTTGTGCCGGGACAAGTGCGGGTACTGCACCTTCGCCCAGCCCCCCGCCCGCCTCGACGCCCCCTACCTCGACGCCGACGAGGTGCTGGCCATCGCCCGCGCCGGCGCCCGGGTCGGGTGCCACGAGGCCCTGTTCACCCTCGGCGAGCGCCCGGAGCTGCGCTACCCGGTCGCCGCGCGCTGGCTGGCGGAGCGCGGCTTCGAGTCGACCGTCGACTACCTGGCGGCGATGGCCCGCCTGGTGCTCGAGGAGACCGGGCTCCTCCCCCACGCCAACGCCGGTGCGTTGAGCCGCGACGAGCTGGCCCTCCTGCGGCCCGTCTCGCCCTCGCAGGGGATGATGATCGAGACGCTGCGCGACGACCTCGACTGCCACCGCGGCGCCCCCGACAAGGCCCCGCAGCGCCGGCTGGACACCCTCGAGTGGGCGGGCGAGCTCTCGATCCCGTTCACCACCGGGATCCTGGTCGGCATCGGCGAGGACCGGGACGACCGGATCGCCGCGCTGGAGGCCATCGCCGCGTCGCACCGCCGACACGGCCACGTGCAGGAGGTGATCGTCCAGAACTTCCTGCCCAAGGCGGGCACCACGATGCACGCCGCGCGACCGTGCCCACCCGACGTGTACCTGGACGCCATCGCCCTCGCCCGGCTCATCCTGCCCCCCGACGTCCACCTCCAGGCCCCGCCGAACCTCTCCGACGACTTCGGGGTGCTGCTCGACGCCGGGATCGACGACTGGGGTGGGGTGTCCCCGGTCACGGCCGACCACGTCAACCCCGAGCGGCCCTGGCCGGCCCTCGACCGGCTGCGCCGGGTCACCGAGGACCGCGGGTTCACCGTGGCCCCCCGCCTCACCGCCCACCCGTCGTACGTCCACGACCCCGGGCGCTGGTTCGACCCGAGCCTGGCCTTCGCGGTCATGGACCGCAGCGATGCCGAGGGCCTCGGACGTGACGACCCCGGGGCGGTGCTGGTCCAGCGCCTGGCCCCGGCCGCACCCGAACAGGTCGACGACGGGGTCGAGGTCCTCCACATCGGTGCCCGGTCCACGGCCTGGTACGCCGGCACCTCGAACCGCCCGCCGGTCCTCGTCCCGGGGGCCCCCTCCTCACGGCCGGGCGGCGCGGTGGCCGAGGTCCTCGACGGCGTCCTCGACGGCCAACAGGTGGAGATCGACGAGATCGTCACCCTCTTCTCGGCCCGCGGACCCGAGGTCGTCGCCGTCGCCGAGGTCGCCGACGAGCTGCGCCGCCGACGGGTCGGCGACGTGGTCACGTTCGTCCACAACCGCAACATCAACTACACGAACGTGTGCACCTTCAAGTGCCGGTTCTGCGGCTTCAGCAAGGGCCCGCTCTCGCTGAACCTGCGGGGCACCCCCTACCTGTTGACGCTCGACGACATCGCCGGTCGGGCCCGCGAGGCGGCCGACCTCGGCGCCACCGAGGTCTGCCTCCAGGGCGGCATCCATCCCGACTTCGACGGCGACTACTACGTCGACGTCGCCCGTGCCGTGCACGAGGTGGCCCCTGGGCTGCACATCCACGGGTTCACCGCCCTCGAGGTCACGGAGGGCGCC
It encodes the following:
- the cofH gene encoding 5-amino-6-(D-ribitylamino)uracil--L-tyrosine 4-hydroxyphenyl transferase CofH, with product MSVAFDAPREQLMTEARAVRDAAHGNRITYSPKVFIPLTMLCRDKCGYCTFAQPPARLDAPYLDADEVLAIARAGARVGCHEALFTLGERPELRYPVAARWLAERGFESTVDYLAAMARLVLEETGLLPHANAGALSRDELALLRPVSPSQGMMIETLRDDLDCHRGAPDKAPQRRLDTLEWAGELSIPFTTGILVGIGEDRDDRIAALEAIAASHRRHGHVQEVIVQNFLPKAGTTMHAARPCPPDVYLDAIALARLILPPDVHLQAPPNLSDDFGVLLDAGIDDWGGVSPVTADHVNPERPWPALDRLRRVTEDRGFTVAPRLTAHPSYVHDPGRWFDPSLAFAVMDRSDAEGLGRDDPGAVLVQRLAPAAPEQVDDGVEVLHIGARSTAWYAGTSNRPPVLVPGAPSSRPGGAVAEVLDGVLDGQQVEIDEIVTLFSARGPEVVAVAEVADELRRRRVGDVVTFVHNRNINYTNVCTFKCRFCGFSKGPLSLNLRGTPYLLTLDDIAGRAREAADLGATEVCLQGGIHPDFDGDYYVDVARAVHEVAPGLHIHGFTALEVTEGARRLGEPLADYLRRLMDVGLKTLPGTAAEILDDDVRAILCPDKVTTDEWLEAHRTAHRVGLRSNITIMFGAVERPVHWARHIVRTRDLQVETGGFTEFVPLPFVHMATPLYLQHRARRGPTFRETLLMHAVPRIAYDGLIDNIQTSWVKLGRIGVEQTLRAGANDVGGTLMDENISRAAGADHGQGMVESDFREWVEPLGRTLEQRTTLYDRVAAGVA
- a CDS encoding PQQ-dependent sugar dehydrogenase, which codes for MALIRPPGQVVCAVLAVVVGLLAVGCSSDASSPSATSAAPPTADSRIVPGSAGGAAALWAESDGSLLVGDRLTGRIDRIDPDGAITPVTQVDVVASADDQRGLLGVARLADGRLFASWTRPGDRRLVVGELDGEPERRLVWEGPVSADAANGGRLLAVGGELVVGIGDLLADRGLGDDPEVPNRKILALDPDGTPDQRPRVLSAGWNNPFAIAVADDGVVWVADNTGGDGPERLGRADRPATEATALDGPGEGERAASGLVVRDGRFAVCGYLDRQVEEVRIDGGAVASVELARPCRTGVVRLVDGRLAMGADDGVAITATAWR